A window of Streptomyces sp. Je 1-332 genomic DNA:
CCTGGACCGAGCTGCGCCGCGACGCCCTGGAGGCGGACGAGGCGATCCTGCGCGGCGAGGAGCGGATTCCCTACGTGCGTACGGCACTTGACGGTGCGCAGGGTCCCGTGCTCGCGGTCTCCGACTACATGCGGCAGGTTCCCGACCAGATCGCGCAGTGGGTCGAGCAGGACTACTCGTCCCTGGGTGCGGACGGCTTCGGCCTCTCCGACACGCGTGACGCGGCCCGTCGCCACTTCGGCATCGACGCCGAGTCGATCGTCGTGGCCTCGCTGGCGCAGCTTGCCCGTCGTGGTGAGGTTCCCGCTTCCGCGGTGAAGGAAGCTCGGGCGAAGTACGGTCTGTAGCGGTTTGGCCTTCGGCTTGGTGCGGGTACGGGTCTCTGTCTCTGTGGCAGGGGCCCGTTCCCGTGTGCGGGTGTGGTTCTGAGCCGCCGCTTCGCGGCGGATTCTTTCCCGCCCGCCCACCCGATTACCGGTAGCGGTCAGCCATTTTGTGGGCCGCATGGGCGAATCGGTCTCTGAGCGTCGTCGGCTCCAGGATCTCCGCCTCCGGGCCCAGCGCCATGAGCTGGGTGTACGCGACGTCCTCGTTCTCGACCCGGAGGGTCAGCGTCACCCAGCCCTCCTCGTCCGGGGGGCCCGCGGCCTCCAGTGCCTCGCGCGTGGACGCGGAGTCGGTGGCGTACGGGAGTTGGCGTACGCCTGCCTCGGAGAGCCGGAGCACGACCTCGGAGTGCAGGATCGCCCGCGCGAACTGCGCGGCCCGTTCCTCCCAGAAGCCCGGCAGATCGAACTCCTCGTCGCGTACGAAGCGGTCGTCGCCCGCGGCGATCGCGGTGAACCGGTCGATGCGGTACACCCGGAGCGAGCCCGTGTCGGGCACCCGCGCGCACAAGTACCAGACCCCGGCCTTGAGCACGAGGCCGTAGGGCTCCAACTCCCTTTCCACCTCGGTGTCCTGGCGCCGGTAGCGGGCCGTGACGCGCCGGTCGTCCCACACCGCGTCCGCCAGCGGGGGCAGCAGCTCGGGCGCCGACGTCTCCCGGAACCAGCCCGGAGCGTCCAGGTGGAACCGCTGCGAGGCGTTCTGCGAGGCGTCCCGGAGAGAAGGCATCAGCGCCGCCGACACCTTCAGGCGGGCCGCCGATGCCGCGTCCTCCAGGCCCATCTCCCGCAGCGCGCCCGGCACTCCGGACAGGAACAGGGCCTCCGCCTCGCTGCGTCCGAGCCCGGTGAGCCGGGTGCGGTAGCCGCCGATGAGGCGGTAGCCGCCGGCCCGCCCCCGGTCCGCGTACACCGGGACGCCCGCCTCCGAAAGGGCCTGGGCGTCCCGCGTGATGGTCCGCTCGGACACTTCGAGCTCACCGGCGAGCTCGGCGGCGGTCATGGAGGGGCGGGCCTGGAGCAGAAGCACCATCTTGATGAGGCGTGCAGCGCGCATGCCCCCATGATGCCGTCAGCCGGTGGGCGGGTGGTGGCTAGCGGTAGCCCGTGACGTCCGCGGTACTGCTCTCCTGGTCGACCTCCGTGATGTACCGCCAGGCGTCCGGCGCCGAACCGTCGACGTCCGTGAAGCCGTACTCCTTGGCGAGGCCGCCGCTGGAGAGCGATGCGCCGTTCCAGCGGGCCACCTCGGGGTCGGCGGCGAGCGCGACCAGGGCCCGGCCCACGAAGGTCGGGGTCTCGGAGATGGCGAAGTGGGGGTTCTGCTCGCGGCCGTCGAGCCAGTTCTCCTCGGTCACCTTGAAGTACGTGTCGAGCATCGCCTCGGAGCGCAGCCAGCCGGGGGTCAGACAGAGCGCCGTGCAGCCGTACTCCTCCACCTCCTCGGCCAGGCCCTTCGTCATCCGCAGCGGGGCCGCCTTGGCCAGGTCGTAGTAGAAGGGCTTGCGGTAGTTGGGGCCGTTGTACTCCGCGGTGCCGTCGGTGACCTCGACGACCAGGCCGCCGGGGTTCTTGACGAGCAGCGGCAGCGCGTACCGGCTGGTGACGATGTGGGTCTCGATGCCGAGGCGCATCAGGCGCAGCCCCTTGTCGAGGTCGTGCTCCCACATCTTCTTGTCCCACTCGACGTGGACGTCACCGCCCCAGATGTCGTTGACCAGGATGTCGAGGCGGCCCTGCTCACGGTCGATCCGGTCGACGAGTGCCTCGACCTGCTCGGGCTCCAGGTGGTCGGTGGGTACGGCGATGCCGGTGCCGGGTCCGCCCGCCTCCCGGCCCGCCGCGGTGATCAGCTCCGCGGTCTGCTCGATGGTCTCCGCGGTGCGGCCGACCTCGCTGGTGTGCTCGCGGGTCGTACGCCCCGTCGCGTACACGGTGGCCCCCGCGCGGCCGAGCTCCACGGCCATGGCCCGGCCGGCGCCGCGGGTGGCGCCCGCGACGAGGGCGATCTTTCCGGTCAGTGGGTGCGCGGGCGCGTGTGTGCTGTCCATCTCTTCGCTCTCCATGGCTTCGAGGCTGCCACCCAATACCGACACCTGCTGTCGGGTTTTCCACGGGCATGTGCACACATAACGACACAGTCGCATCCGCCGCACTCCGCGTGCGTACGCACCCCCCAGGACCGATGCTTGTCCCGTGATGGACGAGACGGAGTTCTGGGAGATCGTGGACCGCACCCGCGTGGCCGCCGAGGGCGACCCCGAGGACCACGCGGACCTGCTCACCGAGAAGCTGCTGGAGCTCGAGCCGGATATGGTGCTCGACTTCGCCCGTCACTTCGAGGCGCGTTACAACCGTGCGTACCGCTGGGATCTGTGGGGAGCTTCCTGGGTCCTCCTCGGCGGGGCCAGCGACGACGCCTTCGACTACTTCCGTTGCTGGCTGATCGGCCAGGGGCGCGAGGTGTTCGAGGGGGCGCTGCACGACCCGGACTCGCTCGCGGATCTCCTCGACGACTTCGACGAGGACATCGACGGTGACGGCGAGGAGCTCGGCTACGCCGCCGACGAGGCCTACGAGACGCTCACCGGCGTCGTCACCCCCGACCTCGGAATCGCTCCCGCCCCCACGGAGCCGCTGGGGACACCGCTCGACTTCGAGAACGAGGCGGCGATGGCCCAGCGCTACCCGAAACTGTGGGAACGCTTCGGCGAGGTCGACTGAGCCCTGGCTCCCCGGCTTCCCGGCTTCCCGGCAGACCAGCAGACCGGCTCACCCACTCACCGGCTCTGCAGCCGTGCGGCCCTCTCCCGTATCGCGGGGAGCGCGGCCATCAGTGCCGCTCCGGGGCAGGACGTGGAGTAGCCGTCCTTGTGCCCGGACACCGCGCTGAACCGCTCGACCGCCCCCGCCGGGTACCTGCTGAGGCTGTTCGAGGACACCAGCCGCACCGAGGAGCGCGGATCCACGTCCGAGAGCCCGAGCTTCCACGCGATCAGCGCCGCCAGCGCATCCTTCATCGCCCGGGGGACAGGACTCCCCGCCGTGAACGTCCCGATCGCCGCTATCCCCACCGACCCCTTGTTGAAGCCCTGCGTGTGCGCCCCGACGACGGCCCTCTCGATGCCGCCCGCACGCCCTTCGTAGACGGTCCCGCACCGGTCGACAAGGAAGTTGTAGCCGATGTCGTCCCACCGCCTCCCGTCGGTCTGTCCGGTGTACAGATAGCGGATGGTGCGCGGGGCATCGGCGCAGTCGTAGCCGTTCGGCGTGTCCGTGTGGTGCACGAACACCGCCTCGACCCGGCCCGCGTAACGGGCCGGCGGCGACTCGTCCGCCGCACCGGCCAGCCACTCGGCGCGCGGCACCACGTGAGGCTGCGCCGCCGCGTGCCCCATCGCCCTGCGCACCGGCGCCGCGGCCGCCGGCATCCGGGAGTCTGAACCAGTGCCCCCTGCCCGCTCCCCGGGCCCGGCGAACGCCACCGGACCGTCACTCGCCCGCCCCGGCTCCCCCGGTATCCCGGGCCCCACGAACCACGCGCACAACAGCAGAAGCCCCACGGCGGCGGCCCCGGGCACACAGCCCAGCACCGCACGCACCGCCCCCGGCACACGCACCGCAGGCACACGGACCACGGACCCACGTGCCGCGGACAACCCACGGAAGACACGCATGGTCCGACTCTCCGGCCCACCCGGTCCACCCGCGATCCGCACTCCGCCACTCGGGTGAATCTCCGGAGCCTGAACCTGGAGCGTCGGCGCGTCAGAAGTGGGTGCCGCCGTCGACCCGGACCTGCGGATCCTGGCCGCCCCCACGAAATGACGGCTGCCGCTACGACTCCGGAGCCCCCCGCGGTCCCGGCCGCGCGTCCGGCTCCGGGTCCAGTGAGAGCGCCAGCAGGGCCACGTCGTCCCCGACCCCGCCGGAGAACCGCATGAGGTCTCTCCAGACCGCCGACGTCAGCGCCGCCGGGTCGTCCCGCATGTCGGCGCAGAGCACCGAAAGCCGCTCGGCCAGCGGATAGAAGGCGCCGGAGCCGTCCCGCGCCTCGGTCACCCCGTCGGTCACCACGAGCAGCCAGTCGCCGGGCTTCACGCCCACGGTCACCTCTTCGGGCGGGGCGATACCCGCGATGCCCAGGCCGAGCGGAGCCCCCGGCGCCACGGCGAGCTCCTCGACGACCCCACCGCGGACCAGCAGCGGCGGCGGATGGCCGCAGGAGACGATCCGCAGCTCAGGGGCGTCGGCCCGGAATTCCAGGAGCACGGCGGTGGCGAAGAGTTCGGCGTGCTCGGCCTCCTCGGAGTCGACCACCAGACGCCGGTCGAGCCGGGCGGCGACCCCCTCCAGGTCGGGCTGGTCGAGCACCGCCTCCCGGAAGGCGCCGAGCAGCGCGGCGACCGTGCCGACGGCGGTGAGGCCGTGCCCCTGCACGTCACCGACCAGCGCCAGTACGCCGCTGGGGCCCTTGCGCACGTCGAAGAGATCACCGCCGACCAGCGTCCCGCCCTGGGCCGCGCGGTAGAGGCCCGCGCAGCGCACCGGGCCCACGCGTTCGGGCAGGGGCGGCAGGACGGCGAACTGGGCGGCCTCCGCGACGGTGCGGACGGTGACGAGCTGGGTGTCGCGCCGGCTGCGTACCCAGGCGAAGAGGATGCTCAGCAGCGCCACGAAGGCGACCGTCAGCACATCGCTGTCCCCGGGGCGGCCGAGACCGAAGCCGGGCAGGTAGAGCAGCAGCACCACGGTGCCGCCGAGGAGGGCCGTGGCGGAGGCGCCGTACGACAGCGCGGCGAGCGGCGGCACGGCGGCGAGCAGGAAGCTGAGGTCGACCGTCTTCGGAGTGGCCAGCTGGATGGCGCAGATCACGGCGAGGAGCACGGGCGGGGGCCAGCGCACCCAGGGGGGCGGCGGCGCGCCGCGCAGCCAGCCGGGCTCGTCCCTGTCCCGCCGGCTGGCAGCAGCGACCCTGAACATCGGTTCGCTCCTTCCGGTCGGCCTCCCCACGCTCCTACGCGCGCGTGCCCGCCGCACGCCGGGCCGGTCCGTCGGGTGGCGGACCCGGGAGTGGGTCCTGGCGGGCCCGGGGTGTCAGAGCACGCGTCCCATCAGCACATCGTCCACGTACGAGCCGTCGAGGAAAAATTCGCCCGGCAGCACTCCTTCGACCACGAAGCCCTCGGAGGCGTAGAGCGTCCGGGCCGGAGTGTTGTGGCCGAGCACCCGCAGCGTGACGCGCCGCGCGCCCTGGCGGCGGGCCTCCTCCACCGCGGCCCTGACGAGACCGCGGCCCACTCCCCTGCCACGCGCCTCGTCCGTGACCGCGAAGCCGAGGATCTGGCGCACGTGGGCGTTGGCGAGGAGGGAGGTGGGATAACCGAGCCGTATGTAGCCGACGACCATGCCGTGCAGCTCGGCCACCAAATGATCGTGGGGCCCGAAGCGTTCGCTGAAGAACGGCGGGTACGGAGGCTGCGGAGCCGGTTGTACCGCGTGCAGGGTGGACCAGGTGACGCGGTCGATGCGGGCGAGGACTTCTTCGTCGTCCGGCAGGGCGGTACGTATGTGCGTGTCCGGCATGGGCGTCACTGTACGACGAACGCCTGAAGCCTCTTGCCGGGTTTCCGGGGCAGGATGGCTTCATGGAGCCCACCGAGTCCGAGCAGTCAGCCCCGTCGTCGCGGCGGTCCCGTATCGCCGTGGCCGGCGCGTCCGGCCTCATCGGAACGGCGCTGACGCGCGCCCTCGCCGACGACGGCCACGAGGTGGTGCGGCTGGTGCGCCGAGCACCTCGTACTAAGTACGAGGTGCGGTGGGATCCCAAGGAGGGTTACGTCGACACGGCGGGGCTCGCGGGCTGTGACGCCCTGGTCAACCTGGCGGGGGCCGGCATCGGCGATCACCGCTGGACGGCCGCCTACAAGCGGGAGATCCGCGACAGCAGGGTGCTCGGCACCGCGACGCTCGCCGAGGCGGCGGCCTCCCTCGACGAGCCGCCCCGGGTGTTCCTGTGCGCGAGCGCGATCGGCTACTACGGAGACACCGGTCAGCGCGCGGTGGACGAAAGCGCCCCCTCCGGAGAGGGCTTCCTGCCGTCCCTGTGCGTGGAGTGGGAGGGCGCGGCCGCCGCGGCGCACGCGGCGGGCATCCGTACGGTCTTCTCGCGCAACGGTCTGGTGGTGGCGCGAGAGGGCGGGGCGTGGCAGCGGATGTTCCCGCTCTTCAAGGCGGGGCTCGGCGGGCGCCTCGGCGACGGCCGGCAGTACTGGAGCTACATCTCGCTGCACGACGCGGTGGCCGCGCTGCGGCACCTGCTCGACACGGAGTCGCTGGCGGGTCCCGTCAATCTGACGGCGCCCGATCCGCTGACCAACCGCGAGGTGACGGCCGCGATGGGGCGTGTGCTGCACCGGCCCACGCTCTTCCCGGCGCCGAAGCCCGCGCTGCGCGTCGTGCTCGGCGAGATGGCGGGTGACGTGCTCGGCAGCCAGCGGGTCCTGCCCACCCGGCTCCTGGAGTCGGGGTTCTCGTTCGCTTTCCCGGGCATCGAGGAGACGATCCGCGCGGCGTTGCGGTAACGAGCCGACAGTGCGACCGGCGTGCGACCGTGCTCGGTCGATGCGCGACTGCCGCTGACCGCCCGCGCTCCTACCCTCGTGCGGAACTCGGTGATTCCGAGGCCCTGTTGAGGGCATGACGTCCCCAGCAGCCGCGCAACCTCCGGGAGGGGCACGTGCTAGAGCCTGCGCACCATGCGGATGTCGTCATCGTGGGAGCGGGGGTCGCGGGACTGTCGGCCGCCCATCAGCTGACCAGGGCAGGTGTAACGACCGTCGTCCTGGAAGCCGCCCCTTACGTCGGCGGGCGCATGTCCACGGAGAAGGTCGACGGCTTCCGGCTCGACAGGGTTGGGCAGTTACTCACCACGTCGTACCCCGAGTTACGCCACACGCCGGGGCTCGACGCCCTCGTACTGCGGCCCTTCGTACCCGGCGTCCTGGTGCACAGCGACGGCCGGCACCACCGCGCCGTCGAGCCGTCGAGCCCCCGGCGCGCACGGGGCGCACTCACCGCCGCGCGCGCCCTCGCGAGCGCCCCCCGGGCCACCCCACTCGGTGGCCCGCTCGACCAGGCCCGCCTCGGCGCGGCGCTCGCCAGGCTCGCGGCGACGGATCCGGAGCGCCTCATCGCCCGCCCCGAACTCCCCGCGTCGCAGGCCCTCTTCGCCCGGGGCCTGCCCGCGCGCACCGTCACCGGCTTCCTGCGCCCGCTGCTCTCGGCGCTTCTCTGCGACCCGGACCTGACGACGTCGAGCCGGTGCGCCGACCTCGCCCTGCACTCCTTCGCGCGCGGCCGCCTGTGTCTGCCCGAGGGGGGCGCCGAGGTGCTGCCGGAGCTCCTGTCGGCCGCGCTGCCGCCCGGTACGGTCCAGACCGGTGTACGCGTCACCGCCGTCTCCACGACCTCCGTCACGACCGCGGAACACGGGGAAGTCAGCTGTCGCGCCGTCCTGTTGGCCACCGACGCCCGCGCCGCCGCCGAACTGCTGCCCGGCCTGCGCGTGCCGTCCTTCCATCAAGTGACGGTGCTGCACCACGCGGCGCCCGACGCGCCGCTCGCCGAGCCCGCGCTGCTGCTCGACGCCGACCGTTCGGGCCCGGTCGCGCACACCGCCGTGATCAGCCGCGTCGACCCTTCGCGCGCCCCCGCGGGCCGGGCGCTCATCTCGTCGACGGTCCTCGGGCCGCCGCCCGACGAGCGGGCCGTCCTCGCTCATCTCGCCGATCTGTACGGCACGTCGACCGCCCGCTGGGAGTCCCTCGCCGTCCACCACACCCGCGAGGCGGTGCCCGCGATGCCACCGCCGCACGATCTGCGCCGCCCGGTGCGGCTGCTCGCGGGGCTCTACGTGTGCGGGGACCACCGGGACACCAGCACGGTGCAGGGCGCCCTGCACTCGGGCCGTCGCGCGGCGCGGGCGGCACTGGCGGACTTCGGCGTGGACCCCGCGTACGGAGCGGGCCAGCTCCCGATGGCGGCCTGACAGCCATCCGACCTCTGCTGTCACCCCTGGAAGCCCCCGCACTCCCACGCGGGGGCTTCCCCCTTTTCCCTGACCCCTGCAACTCCCCTTGCCACACAGGTACCCCACGGCTACGGTCCCACCGGATCGCCAAGCCGCGGGAGGACTCACGTGCGTCGCACCATCCCGGTGATATCACTCATCCTCGGCCTATTCATGGGAGGTCTGTCTTTGCCCACCGCCACAGCCGCCGGTACTGCCGCCGCCACAGCCACCGACACTGCCGACGAAGTGCCGTCCGTCATCCCGCGCCCCACCGACTGGACCGCGCTCGACGGCGTCACACGACTCAC
This region includes:
- a CDS encoding WYL domain-containing protein, encoding MRAARLIKMVLLLQARPSMTAAELAGELEVSERTITRDAQALSEAGVPVYADRGRAGGYRLIGGYRTRLTGLGRSEAEALFLSGVPGALREMGLEDAASAARLKVSAALMPSLRDASQNASQRFHLDAPGWFRETSAPELLPPLADAVWDDRRVTARYRRQDTEVERELEPYGLVLKAGVWYLCARVPDTGSLRVYRIDRFTAIAAGDDRFVRDEEFDLPGFWEERAAQFARAILHSEVVLRLSEAGVRQLPYATDSASTREALEAAGPPDEEGWVTLTLRVENEDVAYTQLMALGPEAEILEPTTLRDRFAHAAHKMADRYR
- a CDS encoding SDR family oxidoreductase encodes the protein MESEEMDSTHAPAHPLTGKIALVAGATRGAGRAMAVELGRAGATVYATGRTTREHTSEVGRTAETIEQTAELITAAGREAGGPGTGIAVPTDHLEPEQVEALVDRIDREQGRLDILVNDIWGGDVHVEWDKKMWEHDLDKGLRLMRLGIETHIVTSRYALPLLVKNPGGLVVEVTDGTAEYNGPNYRKPFYYDLAKAAPLRMTKGLAEEVEEYGCTALCLTPGWLRSEAMLDTYFKVTEENWLDGREQNPHFAISETPTFVGRALVALAADPEVARWNGASLSSGGLAKEYGFTDVDGSAPDAWRYITEVDQESSTADVTGYR
- a CDS encoding DUF4240 domain-containing protein; the encoded protein is MDETEFWEIVDRTRVAAEGDPEDHADLLTEKLLELEPDMVLDFARHFEARYNRAYRWDLWGASWVLLGGASDDAFDYFRCWLIGQGREVFEGALHDPDSLADLLDDFDEDIDGDGEELGYAADEAYETLTGVVTPDLGIAPAPTEPLGTPLDFENEAAMAQRYPKLWERFGEVD
- a CDS encoding peptidoglycan recognition protein, which translates into the protein MRVFRGLSAARGSVVRVPAVRVPGAVRAVLGCVPGAAAVGLLLLCAWFVGPGIPGEPGRASDGPVAFAGPGERAGGTGSDSRMPAAAAPVRRAMGHAAAQPHVVPRAEWLAGAADESPPARYAGRVEAVFVHHTDTPNGYDCADAPRTIRYLYTGQTDGRRWDDIGYNFLVDRCGTVYEGRAGGIERAVVGAHTQGFNKGSVGIAAIGTFTAGSPVPRAMKDALAALIAWKLGLSDVDPRSSVRLVSSNSLSRYPAGAVERFSAVSGHKDGYSTSCPGAALMAALPAIRERAARLQSR
- a CDS encoding PP2C family protein-serine/threonine phosphatase, with product MFRVAAASRRDRDEPGWLRGAPPPPWVRWPPPVLLAVICAIQLATPKTVDLSFLLAAVPPLAALSYGASATALLGGTVVLLLYLPGFGLGRPGDSDVLTVAFVALLSILFAWVRSRRDTQLVTVRTVAEAAQFAVLPPLPERVGPVRCAGLYRAAQGGTLVGGDLFDVRKGPSGVLALVGDVQGHGLTAVGTVAALLGAFREAVLDQPDLEGVAARLDRRLVVDSEEAEHAELFATAVLLEFRADAPELRIVSCGHPPPLLVRGGVVEELAVAPGAPLGLGIAGIAPPEEVTVGVKPGDWLLVVTDGVTEARDGSGAFYPLAERLSVLCADMRDDPAALTSAVWRDLMRFSGGVGDDVALLALSLDPEPDARPGPRGAPES
- a CDS encoding GNAT family N-acetyltransferase — its product is MPDTHIRTALPDDEEVLARIDRVTWSTLHAVQPAPQPPYPPFFSERFGPHDHLVAELHGMVVGYIRLGYPTSLLANAHVRQILGFAVTDEARGRGVGRGLVRAAVEEARRQGARRVTLRVLGHNTPARTLYASEGFVVEGVLPGEFFLDGSYVDDVLMGRVL
- a CDS encoding TIGR01777 family oxidoreductase; the protein is MEPTESEQSAPSSRRSRIAVAGASGLIGTALTRALADDGHEVVRLVRRAPRTKYEVRWDPKEGYVDTAGLAGCDALVNLAGAGIGDHRWTAAYKREIRDSRVLGTATLAEAAASLDEPPRVFLCASAIGYYGDTGQRAVDESAPSGEGFLPSLCVEWEGAAAAAHAAGIRTVFSRNGLVVAREGGAWQRMFPLFKAGLGGRLGDGRQYWSYISLHDAVAALRHLLDTESLAGPVNLTAPDPLTNREVTAAMGRVLHRPTLFPAPKPALRVVLGEMAGDVLGSQRVLPTRLLESGFSFAFPGIEETIRAALR
- a CDS encoding NAD(P)/FAD-dependent oxidoreductase encodes the protein MLEPAHHADVVIVGAGVAGLSAAHQLTRAGVTTVVLEAAPYVGGRMSTEKVDGFRLDRVGQLLTTSYPELRHTPGLDALVLRPFVPGVLVHSDGRHHRAVEPSSPRRARGALTAARALASAPRATPLGGPLDQARLGAALARLAATDPERLIARPELPASQALFARGLPARTVTGFLRPLLSALLCDPDLTTSSRCADLALHSFARGRLCLPEGGAEVLPELLSAALPPGTVQTGVRVTAVSTTSVTTAEHGEVSCRAVLLATDARAAAELLPGLRVPSFHQVTVLHHAAPDAPLAEPALLLDADRSGPVAHTAVISRVDPSRAPAGRALISSTVLGPPPDERAVLAHLADLYGTSTARWESLAVHHTREAVPAMPPPHDLRRPVRLLAGLYVCGDHRDTSTVQGALHSGRRAARAALADFGVDPAYGAGQLPMAA